Below is a genomic region from Epinephelus moara isolate mb chromosome 9, YSFRI_EMoa_1.0, whole genome shotgun sequence.
AGGGAACATAAGGCTGGAAGAACATAAGGGTTGAGGGAACATAAGGCTGGCAGAAGATAGGATTTACGGGAACATAGGACTGAAGGAACCTAGAGGttgtgggaacatagggattGAAGGAAAATATGGCTGTGGGAACATGAGGGTTTAGGAAACATGGGACTGAGGGAACATGGGGTTGAGGGAACACAGGGCTAAGAAAATGAGGATtcagggaacatagggctggaAGAGCATAGGGGTTGATGGAGCACAGGGCTGACAGAACATAGGGTTTAAGGGAACATAGGACTGAGGGAACCTAGAGGCTGGGGTAACATAGGAATTGAAGGAAAATATGGCTGTGGGAACATGGGGGTTCAGGAAACATACAGTTGAGAGAATATAGGGGTTGAGGGAACAGGGATTGAGGAAACATAGGGCTGTAAGAACATAGGGTTTAAGGGAACATAAGGCTGACAgaacatagggctgagggaacaaAGGGTTGAGAGAAATTATGACTGTGGGAACATGGGGGTTGAGGGAACATAGGAGTGAAAGAATGAAGACGcactcctttttctttttaccccCTAATTGTGAAGCATactgtttcaaatgaaaattAATAACACTGTGCATTGAGTATGTCCACttaagagacaaagaaagaaaaattctaatttaattcaaattttaatttaattcaaagagGACATGTTCTATATTTTCCtagtccacacacacatgcatgtgcacacacacacatgcatacacacattgTTTCCACTCAGCATCATTATGAAATGAGCACAGCATGTAGTTGAGGAACAGTCCTGCTCCACACACTGAAGTTAACATACACAACAGTTATAATAAAGAAAGGCAGGCAGGCGGGCAGATGGAGGTGGAGGACAAAGTGCAGCAGAGGGGACCTTGAGAGTGAGGAGAGCTAGCGTCTTGGGGGCCGTAGACCACAATCTTAGTGTTGACCCTTGTGGCTCTGGGGCCAGAGGCTGAGGGGGGAGCTGCAGGAGGCTTAGGGCTCTTTCCAGAGACCAAAGAGTCCTCTTCTTcagtcaacaacaaaaaacagaattcaAGAAGGATAGAACAGAAATTAGAAAGCAGGGAGACATGCGCACAGTGAAGATCAGCTTGTGTTATGAGTGTCTACTGAACATCCTGGGTCTTCATGTAGTTAGTGAGGGGATTAGGTGGTGCAGAGTGCAGGACAACAACATCTACTACAGTGAGTGCAGCTACTTAAGTGAAGGTGTATGAATATTTCACATGATTGAAGAGGGAAGTGAGAAGCAAAGAGCACAAGAAGAATAAAGAGAGCGAACTGAAAGGtagaaaaacatttgaaacattcTTAAAGTTGTGTCCTTCTCTACACTTTGATATGAAAAGCTTTGAGCCGGTGCTCTGAAGACCTCAAGCTCTTTTACTCTGCAGAAAgggatccacacacacacacacacacacacacacacatttaccatttaccacagtttgtttttttcctgctcaAAGCTTCTATCTAAAAGTTTCAAGATCGGTTATTTGATGGGGTGCTCGACAGGTGATTTGCAGCTGTACTTGACAACTGCAAGACCAGCAATATTTTTCACGTCTGACATTTTCCCTACCACTGCAGAAacagcacaggtgtaactaataaagcccagttcagaccaaagattcatgatgaGACAAGTTGAAGCAAGCAGCTACTTGTAACGctccgttctgcaacgttctaaaaacctgctggttcacaccgatgtaactagatgagacggtgtatcatctctagtcaacaactctctgtacttctgatctgatttgcagcttttcagacttattttgtggctgaatataatttgtagcttcttaaaatctgaatgaggatagtgatagtgagatactggctacagtgatgaaacaaaaccagcatcagatggactgtattcataatcaatacgccacaataatatgaataaccagcgccaattcatcagtcaataAGAAGAGTGAGGGGGTCAGCAGCAGTGAGACAccgtctgacaccggcacaccatGAGAACGGAAACAGagggagcacctgctgcagtgaAGAACACGCtgtctgaggtcattttgacttgaccagcggacactacaagctgattggctgctgaaacaggtgacgtgctttaaaaccagctgctggcgatttgaccagctgagttgcaggtgacatcatcaggcagcttgagtcgagctcagagcagccagttcacactgctgcaaattTTCTCTGCAACCTCTGAAAAGGTTCCATTCCATTTAGGAGTAAAAGTGAGCAAGCAGGAACTGAACGCCTGAATGGAGCATAgccattattaatgttattattaaacCTGTGCAGCAAAGTCAAAATGAGAGAGGTCATGTTACTTGTGTGCTACACCTGTAGCCTCCATACTAATTACAAAGGGGAAACACTAGAATTTCAACGCTAAGTTTAGAGTTTTTTATAAACTAATGGTTTTATATCACCTAGTTTAGGACCATTAGCACCCCTACTGTCTGCGTCCATGTTATGCACAAAAATAATGgtaaatagataaatatattttatattcaagGTCATGGAATATGACTTTATAAACTTCCCAAACACCGAATTTGAAtagtttcaaattaaatttcatgACCTGTTACAAAATTTTCAACCAACTGCGTGCAAtaaaacccaaaaacaaaaaaaaacacagccctGTGCAGTCATTTACATCATGTGTCAAGAAATTACCAACATCCATGTCAACGGACAGAGAAGGTAGCACTTAAAAAGCAAATTTTGTGTTGGCGCACCATACTGAAAAAGTTAGGCGCACCAGTGCAACCAATTTAATAAGTAAGTCTGGAGTGAATGCGAGGAAGTGTCgatgaagattctcagtcacccaggtcatggtaatcataagtgctatatcgtaggcaactggacttgcttgagtttcttgaagacgtttcgcctctcatccaagaagcttcttcagatTTAAAGCACCAGTCTCCGCATCAGTCCGttaaaactgaagcagctaaggATGCACCGATCTGATATCTGGATCAAATATCagccccgatatcatcaaaatagatggatcgggtattggcaaatgcaacctatacctgaggcgatcctttccctttaaatctattgtgacgcgagctacgtcatacgtcatggagcgaaggagagaatctgctgtgtggaggtatttctcAATATTCCAACTGCTgctgcacaattgtttatttttgttaaacatAAATAGTTTCATTTAATCTTAGGAAAGatctgtgtagtcatcaatgcctgatgcctctagtctttccTGTTCtccatgtaaaggtatatagctttttaggtcaggCATGGTATTGGATcagtatcgggtatcggctgatactcaaagccacagcatcgggatctgtatccaaactgaaaaagctggatcggtgcatctctagaAGAAGCCTCCTGggtgagaggtgaaacatcttcaagaaactcaagcaagtccagttgcctatgataaaGCACTTATGAATGGGAgggagtgatttcaaacacaatCAAAGGacaatgtgacatcatcattgtTATTACACCAGAGCTTTCCAGCTACCGCTAGCCAAGCTGTGATGAAAAAGACCTGTTGTGCGCAGGTATACCAAGTCTAATGACACCTCACCCTCCCAACCTTTAAATCATCCAGTGATGACAAATTGTGCTTCAATTTTTAAGAAGGTGGAGAATATTGTGACATGTCACAGCGGAACAAATGATGAAATGAATGCTGCAATTTGGCTGCTTCTGTTTAAAGGTCCCAGTATTATGCATACTGGCTCACTACGACGCTATCATGGCCTACTGGGACACCTGAAGAGAACGTTACTGACTTTAATGTTCTGTGCTTTTCCTGTTAGATTTAGTTTGCTGGCCCATTAGACCTCTGTTCCTGACTGTCAGGCACGTACACATGTCCCTCATGTTTATGTTAGTTTTCCTGCACCTGTCAGAGCAGGGGTTGCCTACACCTGACACTATTTATGAGCACATGGACTATAACGACTGTGACTTCATATAATTGTCAGTGTCCAGGCTGCACACACTGACCTCTGGGCTCTGTTGGTGCTGTGGTGATGCTGGTGGTGTGTGAGGCAGTTGAAGTCTccccgccgccgccgccgcagCTGTCAGCTACCCTCTGACCTGCACACATGGCCTTCAGAGTCTGGAACACAGCCTGAGGAGCCACGTTCATCTTCAGCAGGTCCACTATGATCCTGCGTGGGGGGGCAAGAGGAGGATGTGAGAGCAGGGCTCCTTCCTGTTCAGCACTACAGTCATGTGTCTGCTGGTTATATGAGACTCACTTGAAGACCTCCTGGTCCACGGTGATGCCTGCAGCCTGGGTCAGCTCGAACAGCTCTGTCTCTTCAGCACTCAGGACCTTCTTCTTCTTGATGGCATATTTCTGCACGTTACTGGTGACCACCAGAGCAGGGGAGTCTGGGGCGGAGGGGACCGTCTGCTGCGGCTGCTGAGACATCAGTGAAGGGTACCTGACGGGACGTGGATGTGGAGGATGAGTGGGAATGAAAAAAGgtatatttaaataataaaccTCGATCTATAGGGCTGTAATGTTAACGTTGAGTTAGCCGCCTGAAAGGAAAACATGGAGGAACTTGTTTCGACTTCCtgtctaaaaataaacaaatacacaacaaacagacctgaaaattgttataataattattataataattattataataattaccgaacaattatttattaaaatgaaaaacacctACCGTTAAATTAGCGGTGATATTATAAGTTAGCGGGTACCGTTAGCAACAACAGTTACACTTGCTAGAGCCAGGCGAGGCGCGCCAAATATACGTCATTACAACAAGACAAACCGTGTTGCCTTATGGGACTGGTAGTCGGTAgccatttatttgttaaaacaacacttaaaCATCTACAGAGCCTACACTTtactatgtaataataataaaataataataataataatgacaatattaaataataattcattttacaaataataataaataaattcaataaataataaataattaataataaaaaataataaaaaaataaataatgataatatttgattattattatttatttatttatttatttatttattttgagggGGGCGCATTTTCCTTATATCTCATGTTATGTGTTATTTCTTTCATGTAATGGAGTAACCACAAGTGCTCTACCTATAACTGAAATGTTGGTACAGTGGGTTTAATAACAAACATATAATCAATCTCACTGTCTTAATCTAAATCTAAGCAGGCAATGTCTACATATGCATATACTAAAATACCCATTCAATCTTTATTCCAGCACTCTGTGTGTACCCTCGCATTATTTGTATCCCTGTTTGGCTGAAAATCACATATCAGCCTAGGCCTATTAagaaagtgtgttttaaaacaGGTACTTCTTTTATCAGAAGCTTCATCTAACATTAGCATATGTTGTAACTCTGATATATCACAATGTTTATTATAGCTATGGATTTTATTCAGCTGAACAATTTAGTGTTGCTTACAAACTATTATTCTCACAAATGTGGATATGGCAGCCATCAGTGGGCTCACTGTAAACTGGTTAGACGCACTGCACCAACATTCCAGGCATGAGTAGAGCACTTGTTATTCTATAATATGGAAGAAATGACACATAACTAAAGACTCCAGTGGAAGAAACTCTGGAGAAGTTACAGCCCTGATTTGCTAGTTTTGAAATGAAgatcttttttcctttctcctctctctctgttttattttctttatttttgtgttcaTGTTGGACAGCGTACATTATATTGTTTGACAATTTGTATGTTGGTCTTGATTGAAATGTGCACATTGCagcatcagaatcagaattagaaatactttattgatccctaaGGGCACATTGTGATTTGTTACAGCCgctctgatgtaaagaatagagaattataagaagtaagaataagagtatgaagtcgacgtatataaatataaagtaatcaaataaaatgaaacagaattaaattaaaatgtgcattatgctacaatgtttaacactagtacttaagttattaacagtaaaatatatatattcacagTGCTGAGTCTGtaagtgtgtaaaaatataaataaatcaataaataaataggctACAAATATGTGCATTGTGCTTTGAATCAATAAACATTTAGtaaggaaacaaaaaacaaacaaaaatggacATTATAAAGTAACTCCTCTAACGAAAacctttaaaatgaatttaCTATCTTtctgaaatgtttaaatgtagGCCCCATTGGtactaaaataacattaaaactaTCTGTGTTTTAATTATTCCCAATCCCTCCTGTTTATGACGCGTtattaaaagattatttttaacaTATGAATCCattcatttgtgtgttttaatataCATATTCTGTCTGGACCTGAATCTTGCAGGTAACAAACCTGTACTGCGGTGCTCTTTTGTAAACAGTTTGCGTTAGCTACTGCGCATGCGCAACAAAGGAGACATTCGATGACATCGCAATGTTTCTCGCTATGTGTAAGATATGACGCCTAAAATGTACATTATATTATCGGCATCgtattgaaaataataaatatgtaatgtatagatgtaaaaacataaaacaaggaACAGCACTGTTTGCTAATCGATGCTAACGGGGCTTACCGAGCGAAACCGGAAGTACCTGCGGGATTGTCCTCTCGCACCTGCTCAGTCCTCTGCGCTGTCGTCCAAGAATGGCCGCTGCTGCAGCAGGAATAAACAAGCAGGGCGCCGTAGCGACGATGGAGCCCTGCATCCGACACGGGAGGGGAGCTCATGGAAACACGGTGAAGGTCGTTATTCTGTCACTAAAATCCACAGACACGTAACTGTCGCGGCGATCGTGTCGTCCGGTTAGTTTACACGGAGCGCCGACAGCAGGCTCGTCTTCGTGGCTCCAGATTTTGGCTGCTGCGTTGGCGTTGCTGGCGGTGGATGGCGAACAGTCAGCTAGATTCAATAAGAGCTGCGTGTTAGAGTCGTTTCAGAGGAAGGTTACTGCTCAGATATTTCATCATGAGCCGGTGCAGTCAGCATCACAgcgggatgtgtgtgtgtggatgtgtggatggatgtgtgtgtgtgtgtgtgtgtgcagggtgcTAACAGAGCTGGGTGGCCTCTGCATTAGCTGTGGGTGCCATTGAGGTTGGctgcagctcctctgtgtgGCAGCACAGCTCAGGGACGTGATCGATTGTAAAGTGTCTGCAAAGTTGGGACCTGCTCCTCTTTAAATGTGTTCAGTAGATGTCAACATGACGTTTGTTATTAGGGGGGTTAACTATCTGATATGCTTAGAGTCAAGGTGACTGCACCTCACAGTAATGACTCTCATATATTCTCTCTGGCTCCTTGCAGCATCCCTCAGCATGAAGTCACACATGAACTCAGTGCCAGCTGTtacacacttcctgtctctgcagCAGTGACTGTCACAGTCTCACAGACAAGGCCTTCTGGAGGTTGATCACATTGTGTCTTCACTTACAGGTGCTggagtgtggtgtgtgtgaggacGTCTTCTCCCTCCAGGGGGACAAGGTCCCTCGTCTCCTGCTGTGTGGTCACACAGTGTGCCATGACTGTCTGACCCGGCTGCCCCTCCATGGCAGAGCGGTCCGCTGCCCCTTCGACAGACAGGTCACTGAGCTGGGTGAGTGAGAGGCTGGTTGTGTCAGTGCTTTGGTTACAGGTCAAACAACGAGTCATGAGCATCACGTCGCACAGAGACACATCTGGCAATGATAGAAATGATTATATGAACCAGTTTCGACTGCTTCATGACTCCAGGGTGCTAAAGTCTGACACGTCTGTCCACCTGGAGACAGTCTGGAAGATTTATAGTGTCTTACTTTGACTTGTCAAACCAACAAGCGCAAAAATCCCAGAACCAAAAGACAACCTTACAACAACATCCAGCGACCTTcaggttttttttactttcaatcCATGGCAGAAACTGTCAGAGGTGTGaacaagtcattgttttgcaagtcacaagtctttgcactcaagtccaaAGTTAAGACAGGCCCAAGCCCTCAAGAGTTTGGAGTCTTAAACGAGTCATAATCATATATTAAATCCACAAAAATCATGAgtgctgtgtctctgtctgtgatttttttttacgttttcgatactgcaatttgtttttgtcgACCACCTTGTAGTTTAATTATCTTTAGTATCATTTTTCCAACCTGTGCTCAGTAACATAAAGTTAGTTCGTCAtgtttctctcctgcaacttgctAAGATGCTGATTgtttggttcaaacaaagtggatcatcTGCAGAGAATTCAGAGCGTTAATATTGTCTGATTGAGGAGATGAATTGATTCACAGCACACGTTTTAAAATAACATAGTTTTTAATCTTTGGACTTGGGGAAAGGTATCAAATATTTgaaagtcaaaaggctcaagtccaagtgaagtcgcGAGAACGGTTGTATGTGATTATGGTTGTATGTCCTGCCATTGTGAggatccatccattttcatccacttgtCTGAAGCTGGGTCTCGggggctgagcaaagcaccccagacgtccctctccccagcaacactttccagctcctcctggaggaccccaaggtgttcccagaccagatgagatatataatccctccagtgtgttctgggtctgccccggggcctcctaccagtgggacgtgcctgaaacacctctaacaggaggcgcccaggaggatcctgatcagatgctgaaccacctcaactgatccTTTTCGATGTGAAGGAACAGccgctctactccgagctccctccagatgtctgactcctccccctatctctaaggctgagcccagacaccctacagaggaaactcatttcggctgcttgtatctgcgatctcattcttttggtcactacccagagctcatgaccataggtgagggttgggacatagatggaccagtaaatcgaaagcttcgccttcaggctcagctccctcttcaccacgaggGACCGTGAGGAGAGcggaaaaaatgcaaagtgaactTGCTCGACCAACCGATATTATGTGGTGGGCCATACATAATTTGAACTCGCCAGGAGCCTTTTAAAAACcattttaaactgattttttgaGCCATTTATCAGTTATAAAGACCCTGAGAGGAATGAAAACTCaaagtttttttgtaaaacaaatcTCTAAACTATTTAAGAACAAGCACATCTAACCAAAGTTGGGTTGCAGCGGTATGAGATTTTCCCGTTACGATCACCGTCTCAGTTTCATGATATCATGGTATTACATagttattattatcagttacaATGACAATGAGAACAGAAGGTTCTTTTGGTCGAAACAAATGCTCCTACAGAGCTTGAAACGTCTTTTTTAAATCgaaatatgtgtaaaaagtcagaCATAGTTGAGGAGGAAAGGAGATACATGAGCAGGTGGTATTCTCTGTTCATTAACATTAGTCTTACAGTAAACATCTTCAGTGCTTAAGAagtttgtgtttcctgttctcTTCACTTTTCTCTGTCATTTTGTCTGATagtgttttctttatttgctcTTCAGGGGACTCTGGAGTTTGGGGTCTGAAGAAGAACTTCGCTCTGCTTGAACTTCTGGAGCGACTCCAGAATGGAGCGACCAACCAGTCTGGGATGGCGGAGGACGCCCTGAAAGGAATGGGAGAAGTAAGACAACTTTATATCAGATATATTATATCACCCTTCACACCTGCTGCACCTTTCTCTCACTATTCTTCTCTTCACTAGTGTATAATCCGCTGTGACGAGGACGAGAGCCACACAGCCTCCATGTACTGCACCGTGTGTGCCACCCACCTGTGTGCCGAGTGCTCCCAGCTCACCCACTCCACACGCACGCTGGCCAAACACCGCCGGGTGCCGCTGGCTGACAAGCCTCATGAGAAGACCCTGTGCCCGCAGCATCAGGTCCACGCCATCGAGTTTGTCTGCCTGGAAGAAGCCTGTCAGTCCGGGCCCCTCATGTGCTGCGTGTGTAAGGAGTACGGCAAGCACCAGGGACATAAGGTAGTTCACAACAAGCTACAGCCTCACGTTTGATATCATTTCAAGAAACAAGCTCATGTGttctccatttttattttttcagcacGCTGTTCTTGAGACTGAAGCCAATCAGATCCGTGCGTCCATCCTGGACATGGCCCACTGCATCCGCACCTTCACAGACGAAGTGTCCGAGTACTCGAGGAAGCTGGTGGGCATCGTGCAGCAAATAGAAGGCGGGGAGCAGATAGTGGAGGACGGAGTCGGCATGGCACACACTGAACATGTAAGATAGGATTTATCTTAATCTCAGACATCAGTGACTGTGCTTTACTTCTGGCGTTAACGTCTTCCCTGTGTCTTCGTCAGGTCCCCGGCACAGCAGAGAGCGCTCGCTCATGTGTCCGAGCTTACTTCGCAGACCTCCACGAGACTCTGTGTCGGCAGGAGGAGATGGCGCTGAGCGTGGTGGACGCTCACGTCAGGGAGAGGCTGATCTGGCtgaggcagcagcaggaggacatGACCATCCTGCTGTCTCAGGTCTCCACAGCCTGCCTACACTGTGAGAAAACTCTTCAGCAGGTACGAGACATGACAAACActatgattaaataaataaatatctcatacaaccccacttatgTATGTTGCCTGTGTCCCGCCGTAGGACGACTGCAGAGTTGTGCTTGCGAAGCAGGAGATCAACTGTTTGCTGGAGACGCTTcagaagcagcagcaccagTTCACAGAGCTGGCAGATCACATTCAGCTGGATGCTGGCATCCCTGTCACCTTCACTAAGGTACACACCGTCTCTACTCCTACAGTGGCTGCTCCTGGAGATCTGCACTGAGAGTTTGGGCTTGTTCCAATATGTAACAACGTGATCCTGTTTCAGGACAACCGGGTCCACATTGGTCCGAAGATGGAGATCCGTGTAGTAACTCTTGGGCTCGATGGAGCTGGGAAAACCACCATCCTCTTCAAGCTGAAACAAGACGAGTTCATGCAACCCATCCCAACCATCGGTAAATGCATTATATAgtgtacaatatatatatatagtttaatCAGTTTATAATGAATCCACAATGATAAAAGGTCttttcaattgtttttttaaaggtttcaaCGTGGAGACAGTTGAATATAAGAATTTGAAATTCACTATCTGGGACGTGGGTGGAAAACATAAGCTGCGACCTCTCTGGAAACACTATTATCTCAACACTCAAGGTAATGTCTGTGTTCTGTGCACtttaaatatgttgttttgtgttgtctaaATGTCACAAAATCCTGATGacttttcatattttgttgCACTGTAAGgacctgatcacacagaaagggtttcagcagctggaggtgcctttttgtaattgattttaatgagaattaagctttttgcttgtgttttttgcGTTGCAATGTGCCTCACATTTCTGCAATCTAGGCGCCTGGCGTTTTTGTCaaagcgctctgaactcctcaagttgaaatACTTAACCCAAAGCAGAAAAACGCCCCATGTCAGTTAGTAACAATGGAAGAGAAACTGATGGTAGCAgctgctggatacccagagctatacggcctgatgatagacagcaggttgtcaaactgcccccgagtcatcctaaaatatgcctgtaaacgtccatgatggaggagaagctcctggaccaactggtggtactccccatgatccagcctcttttttagggtctcatgtacccacacagatctctgtttatctgctgacagcctctcaccctcaaccagagctacagacagtaccctctgcctcaacatggcagcagctacacactaaTTACTGGGAAAAAACATTACATGGGAAGGTTAGTGTCAGGAGGTGATGGTGTGGTTGCCTGGcgcttcctgtgtgatcagagCCTAACTTTAC
It encodes:
- the trim23 gene encoding E3 ubiquitin-protein ligase TRIM23 isoform X1; this encodes MAAAAAGINKQGAVATMEPCIRHGRGAHGNTVKVLECGVCEDVFSLQGDKVPRLLLCGHTVCHDCLTRLPLHGRAVRCPFDRQVTELGDSGVWGLKKNFALLELLERLQNGATNQSGMAEDALKGMGECIIRCDEDESHTASMYCTVCATHLCAECSQLTHSTRTLAKHRRVPLADKPHEKTLCPQHQVHAIEFVCLEEACQSGPLMCCVCKEYGKHQGHKHAVLETEANQIRASILDMAHCIRTFTDEVSEYSRKLVGIVQQIEGGEQIVEDGVGMAHTEHVPGTAESARSCVRAYFADLHETLCRQEEMALSVVDAHVRERLIWLRQQQEDMTILLSQVSTACLHCEKTLQQDDCRVVLAKQEINCLLETLQKQQHQFTELADHIQLDAGIPVTFTKDNRVHIGPKMEIRVVTLGLDGAGKTTILFKLKQDEFMQPIPTIGFNVETVEYKNLKFTIWDVGGKHKLRPLWKHYYLNTQAVVFVIDSCHRDRLMEAHSELAKLLTEKELRDALLLIFANKQDVPGVVSVEEMTELLSLHKLCCGRSWHIQGCDARSGMGLHEGLDWLSRQLVAAGVLDVA
- the trim23 gene encoding E3 ubiquitin-protein ligase TRIM23 isoform X2 is translated as MAEDALKGMGECIIRCDEDESHTASMYCTVCATHLCAECSQLTHSTRTLAKHRRVPLADKPHEKTLCPQHQVHAIEFVCLEEACQSGPLMCCVCKEYGKHQGHKHAVLETEANQIRASILDMAHCIRTFTDEVSEYSRKLVGIVQQIEGGEQIVEDGVGMAHTEHVPGTAESARSCVRAYFADLHETLCRQEEMALSVVDAHVRERLIWLRQQQEDMTILLSQVSTACLHCEKTLQQDDCRVVLAKQEINCLLETLQKQQHQFTELADHIQLDAGIPVTFTKDNRVHIGPKMEIRVVTLGLDGAGKTTILFKLKQDEFMQPIPTIGFNVETVEYKNLKFTIWDVGGKHKLRPLWKHYYLNTQAVVFVIDSCHRDRLMEAHSELAKLLTEKELRDALLLIFANKQDVPGVVSVEEMTELLSLHKLCCGRSWHIQGCDARSGMGLHEGLDWLSRQLVAAGVLDVA
- the mzt2b gene encoding mitotic-spindle organizing protein 2, with protein sequence MSQQPQQTVPSAPDSPALVVTSNVQKYAIKKKKVLSAEETELFELTQAAGITVDQEVFKIIVDLLKMNVAPQAVFQTLKAMCAGQRVADSCGGGGGETSTASHTTSITTAPTEPREEDSLVSGKSPKPPAAPPSASGPRATRVNTKIVVYGPQDASSPHSQVRSKAGASHSEKSREASSQRVQRQPSATRGQKTKSSGSSSSSSQINST